Below is a window of Hyphomonas neptunium ATCC 15444 DNA.
CTGCCGGATCAGCCCCGCCCGCCACCTGCTCGCGCACTTCGGCGAGCGCCCCTTTGGCGTCGCCGCCAACGGCTTTCTCCACCGCGTCCAGCAGCCGCGCCCGGTCGCCCAGTCCCAGCATCGCGCGCACTGCCGCGCCGCTGACTTCCTCGCCGTCCGTAGTCTGAACAATGCCCTGATCGAGCAGCGACAGCCCGTCGCGCACAGAGCCTTCGGCTGCCCGCGCAATCAGGGCGAGGGCTTCCTCGGAAACATTCGCCCCCTCGCTCTGCGCCACATTGCCAAGGTGGCGGGAAAGCTCGCCGCTATCGAGGCGTTTGAGATCAAACCGCTGGCAGCGCGAGAGAACCGTCACCGGCACCTTGCGGATCTCGGTCGTCGCAAAGATGAACTTCAGATGCGGCGGGGGTTCTTCCAGCGTCTTGAGCAGCGCGTTGAAGCTCGCATTCGACAGCATGTGAACTTCGTCGATGATATAGACCTTGTAGCGAGCGGACACCGGCCCGTAGCGCGCCGAATCCAGCAAGTCGCGCATATCGGCGACGCCGGTGCGGGAGGCGGCGTCGAGCTCCAGCACATCAGGATGCCGACTCGCCATGATCGCGTCGCAATGCTCGCCCGGCGGGTCGAGATGGATGGAGGGGCCAGCCGCCTTGCCCTTCTTGCCCTTCGCATCCGCCTTGGGCTCATAGTTCAGGCCGCGGGCCAGCAGGCGCGCCGTGGTCGTCTTGCCCACCCCGCGCACGCCCGTCAGCATGAAGCCATGGGCGATCCGGCCGGTTTCGAAGGCGTTGGACAGCGTGCGCACCATCGCTTCCTGGCCGATCAGGTCCTCAAAGCGGCGCGGGCGGTATTTCCGGGCCAGCACCTCATAGGTCTTGCCGGGCGCAGGCGCGTCCCCGCCCCCGAAAAGGGCGCCAGTGGCGTCATCGCCTGTGGAGGAATCGTCAGCGCTCATGGGTCCGCCCAATCATTAGCGGGGCAGGGCCCGAAGGGCAAAGGGCTTTAAACGGCAGCTCGTCTTAAGTGTCACAAACTCCTTCTCCCAAGGGAGAAGGAGTTTGGAAGCATGATCACTCCGCCGGAACAGTATCCGTGCCAGCGTTCTTGCGGGCGTCGAAGCGGCCCCAGACGCCATCGTCGCCGTGCCAGTCGCCCTTGGTGGCGCCCTTGGAATATTCGGTGGAGCGCTGCTCGAAGAAGTTGGCGTGCTCGACCCCGTTGAGGATTTCGGTCAGCCACGGGATCGGGTGTTTGGTCACGCCGTAGATCGGCTCGAGCTTGAGCTGGTTGAGGCGCCAGTCGGCGATGTAGCGGATGTAGTTCTTGATGTCGTCGGCCGTCATGCCTTCGACCGGGCCCATCTCGAAGGCCAGTTCGATGAACTTGTCTTCCAGCGCCACCACGGTGCGGCAACAGTCGCGGATACGCTCGCGCAGCTCATCCGTCATGACGCCGGTTTCGGCGCAGAAGGAATGGAACAGCTTGATCATGCCTTCGCAGTGGAGGCTCTCATCGCGGATCGACCAGGTGACGATCTGGCCCATGCCCTTCATCTTGTTGAAGCGCGGGAAGTTCATCAGCATCGCGAAGGAGGCAAACAGCTGCAGCCCTTCGGTGAAGGCGCCGAACACGGCCATCGAGACGGCGATGTCTTCATTCGTCTCGGTGCCGAACTGGCCGAGATAGTCGTGCTTTGCGGCCATCTCCTTGTATTCCATGAAGGCGGAGAATTCTGAATCCGGCATGCCGATGGTTTCCAGCAGCAGGGCATAGGCCGCCACATGGATCGTCTCCATATTGGAGAAGGAGGCGAGCATCATGGACACTTCCACCGGCTTAAACAGCGGCATGTAGTGTTCCATATAGTTGGCGCCGACTTCGACATCCGACTGGGTGAAGAAGCGGAAGATCTGGGTCAGCAGGTTGCGCTCGGCGTCCGAGAGCTTCACCGCCCAGTCTTTACAGTCTTCGCCGAGGGGTACTTCCTCGGGCATCCAGTGAACCTGTTGCTGCTTCTTCCAGAACTCATAGGCCCACGGATAGCGGAACGGCTTGTAGGCATTGCTCGGCGTCAGCAGGCCGGGGCGGTCAGTGCTTACATTTGCCATGGGTCGGGCTCCATCAAGTCAGGCGTCTGCGGGGCCAGCGAATCTGGCCTTCGGGACATTCAACACACCACATATAGTGCTTAAAATAGGTAAACGCCGCAAGATGTGCATATCATCGCAGCGGCGCAAACTCACAGGAAACCTAAGCCCGTCCGCCCCTGGGCACCGACACCGCGCGCAGGCCGAGACGATAGAGCGCGGCCTGGGCGAGTTCCAGGTCGGCCTGGGTGTGGCACAGGAAGACGGCGCGTTCGATCTTCGAGTCCGGCCAGTTGAGCAGGTATTGCTGGGCAGTCTGGATCAGGCCTTGCGCGCGCTCATGCGGGCTCTCCCCGCCGCTGCGCGTGCCGAAGAGGGGGATCAGCACGGATTTGAGCGCCTTTTTCGGGCTCATCTTTGCGCCGAACCGGTTGTTCTCCGCATCGATGGTCGCCAGCGCGTTGCCGACGCATTTGCGATAGGCCCCGATGAGGCGGTAGCCCCGGCCCGGCTCGCCCTGATAGGCGGCCGTGTGGACCAGAAGGCGGACCTTGTTGGTTTTGCGCAGCATGCCCGGCTCGGTGAGAAGGGCGGTGGCCGGCTCAACCCCGGTGCGCAGCTGGTGGCCACCGGCGCGCTGGGCCAGCAGGCGGGCGATCATGTCGTCGCGTACAAATCCGTGCCGGTCGCGCTTGGAGCCGAGATAGCGGATCGCCGCCGACACCGAGGCTTCATGGAAACGGCCAAATTCCATCCGGGTGTTTTCCGGGTTCACCCAGACATCAATGTCGTCAATGTCGGCGAGGTCTCCGGTCACCAGCTCGATCAGCTTGGAAGGCTTGGGGCCCTGCGGGCCGACCCGGTAGGAGATGTAGCGCCGGTCGGGAATGATGCGGCCGGGCAGGGAGACTTCCATGCCGGGCATCAGCGTGTGGACGAGGCTGTCCGTGCTCGGATTGTCCAGGCTGTTACGGACATGCGTGCGCAGCAAGGTGCGGCAGTCTTCGATCACCTGCTGGCGCGAGATGCCCCCGCGCGCTTCAAGTTCATAGTCGACCGCGCGCATGCCGGAGATGGAGAAAGGCGCCGTGGAGCGGGCATGGCGCAGGATAACCGTGCCCGCCCGTCGCGCCGTCTGGCGGATGCCGAGTTCGAAGAACACGTCGGGCGAGCCGAGGGTGACGTCCGCAATCACCACATCGGCCTCCAGCAGGTTCTCGATCATCTCCTTATGGATGAGGCCGGAACGGCTCACCCGGTCGGCGCGGATGATGTCGAGGTTCAGATCCTCGATGACCGGGCGGATGAGATCTTCAAACACCGCGTCAAAGTCTGGCGCCTGGCTGTCTTCATCGCTGGCCGGATAGGGCAGGATGACGAAACAGCGCCGCCCGGTCTGTGTCTTGCCTTCAAGCTCGGAGGGTCTCTCCGGGCCTTGTGTCTTTCCCTCGAACGCCATTCCCACGAAGCCCTGCCTCTTGCCGTCACTGCCGACGCCGCCCCCAGGCACACACGTTGCCCGCCCGGACTGGCGTGTCCGGGGCACCCTCAGTCAAACGAAACTATGAGCGGCAGAAGCTGGCAAGGCAGGATCGGGCCGGGTTTGCGGCCCGCGCGGAAGCGGCGGCGCTAGTGCGCTGTTTCGCGATGGATTCGAGGCAGATTATAATTGCGTAAGGTTGGCAAATGCCTGTTTCCGCGCCGCCTATTCGCCCACGCGGCGGGCAGGCACGGGAAGGGCGCAGATGTCCAGCACCTTGGGCGGGACATAGGCGAGCGCGGCGATGCCGGAATAGTCGCGCTTGGACTCCTTGAGGGCGTCCCATGTGGCAGAGGGCGTCTGCATCACATCATAGGCCGGGCGGTTCTCCACCGGAATATCGGCGGCCATGCGGGCAGAGCGGATCTGGTTTTCTGCGAGTTTCGAGCGGCGATACTGGCTGATCTGATGGGCGAGTTCGGTGTCTTCGCCAAACAGGGCGTTCATCTCTTCTTCTGTTGACGGATCAACGCGGGGCAGGCGGTGAATGAATTCCATGCCATCGATCACCCGCCCGAAAACGGTGTAGTTGCGGTCCAGATAGCGCCGGGGCTGGAGGGGGACGAAGATTTCGGTGGAGCCGCTTTCGGGGTTGTTGTCGCGGGCCATGCCGAGGGCGCCGGGGCAGTTGAGCAGCCATTCCCTGCCGCCCTCGCGGCCGACGGCAAAGCCGTCGCGGTGGCCCACTTCAGCGGCATAGAGATCGCCATTGCCCTGGGGCACAAAGCCGTCTGCGGGGATCTCGCGTTCGGCTTCGAAGGGCAGGGTGGGCCAGGCGGCAACGGACATCGGAAACTCCCGGCCAGCCTGGGCAACATGGCCTTCGACGACGCGGTAGAAATATTCCCCGTCATAGAAGCCTTCGCGCACCGCTTCGCGGATCTGCGCGGCATGCGCCGGGGCGGCTTCTGGGTAAAGCTCGATGGCGACGGTGCCGGTCTCCAGCGTGACAAGGACGAGATTTTCCGGGTCAACCGCGCGCCAATCCTGGACAGGCGGGGTCACCGCCGGGACAGTTTCGGACAATCCGGGCGGCGCGGCGGCGCTGGCAGCACAGACGAGGGCAGCGGCGAAAGACAGGGCGCGTTTCATGCCGGCAACTGTCTGCGAGGGCAGGGCGCGCGTCAATGCCGGCGGCCGGCGTAAACATCCCCGCTGCAATCACGGCGCGCAGATCGGCTTCGTTTCGCCTGCGGGGAGAGATTCCGAATTCCTTTATCCTCACAAGGCGTTGTGCCGGTGTGTTGCCGCACATTTAACGGTTGCGCTGAGGGCCTGTTTCCGCAATCTCTCGGTTATCATTGAGAGGGGTCTTGAACTGTGCGGGCTGGATTTACCGCAGCGATCGCTGCGCTTTTTGTATTGGTTTCAGCCTGCGGCGGCGGCGGTGGCAGCGGTGCACCGGCCGGGGATGGTGGACCCGGAAATGGCGGTGGCGGCAATGGCGGCCCGCCGCCAGCTGCCAACCAGCCCCCCTCTGCGGATGCCGGTGAAAACTTCTCCGGCAGCATCGATCCGGTCGGGCATGTCCTCAATGGCGAAGCGAGCCGCGATCCGGAAGGCGGGAGCCTTACCTTCGCCTGGTTTGTGCGGGACCAGCCGGAAGGCGCCAACGCTGCAATTCTGGAACCCGATCAGAGTATTGCGCGGCTGCGGGCGGAGGTGCCTGGCCGTTACCGCATAGAATTGAATGTGACCGATCCGCAGGGCGGCTCATCGGCCGACACTGTTGAACTCGTACTTTATAATGATGCGCCAGAGGCGGTTGCGGAGGCGTCCTCCATGATGCCGGCTATCGCCGATGAAGTCTTGCTGGACGCGACAGGGTCGAGCGATCCCAACGGGCATGCGTTGACCTATTCCTGGACCCTCACAGGCGCGCCTGCCTCTTCGGGGGTTCTGGCCTCTTATTCGGGCGCAGTTGTCCCGCTGCAATTCGACGTGGAGGGGGAATACCGGTTCCGTCTGACGGTAAGCGATGGATATGAGACGCAGTCTACGGATCTGGGACCCATTCTGGTTTCGCTCTTTTCGATGCGAACACTGAACACGCCCTTTGAACATGTTGCCATTCAGCCAGGCGGCGGAAAAGTCGTTACGGTTTCCGGACGCACACTTGCCGTGCGTGATCAAGGCGGTAACGAATTGGCGTTGATGTCCTTGCCATCGGCGGCCACGGGTATTGCGGTCTCTCCCAATGGCGAATTTGCGGCCGCCGCGCATGATGGGTCTCTGACCTTCATAGATCTCACGGCATTTGCCGTTCTTGCCACATATGACACGGCGTGGGCCATCGACGGCATGTTTATCGACAATGGCGGTGTAGCGCATCTGCTTCCCGGCGTTTCATACTGGGCGAACATACTGTCTATAAATTCTGTAAACGGAACAACTCAGGAATTCAGTGGCGGTTTTCTTTACTCTGGCACGCAAGTAAAAATACATCCATCAGGCGGCAAGGCATATTATGCGATGCAAGATGTTTCGCCCTCGGACATTGGCCGCATAAACATAGGCACAGGAAGTGCAAGCCTCGCCTATGACTCGCCTTATCATGGAGATCTTCCGTTCTGCGGAAAGCTCTGGATGTCCGCCGACGGTTCCCAGATACTTACCGGGTGCGGTGTGATTGTGCGGGCGACGGACGACCCCTCCACAGACATGACATATGTTGCGACACTGCCGGACATTCAAGTCGATTATCCTGATCAGCCAGGGCCAATCGTGGACGCGGTTCAGAGCCTCAATACCGGCCTTTGGTATGTGCTTTATCAAGCCAACGCCGACGTCGCCCGAGAGATCAGGATTTATGATCCCGTTATGGCGCGATTGCTGGATGTGATAGATTTGCCGGTCGCGCCTGGCCCCGGTGGTCAACAGCTCCTGGCCAAGGCCATCTGGACCAGCAGCGCGGACGACACCCTTCATGTGTTGGCGCAGGACGATGCGGGAGATCCGCAGGCGTACTATCTTTTGAGCACACGATCTGTTTCTCCCGGCGATTTGGATTATGCGCCGGTCGTGGCTCTGCAGAAATACTCCGCAGGCCGGACCGGTGAGGAAATCGTCCTTGATGCCAGTCGAAGCTACGATCCGGAGGGGCAGTCGCTGTCTTATGTATGGCGCCTTGTCTCCCAACCTGGGTTGAGCCCAGTTGCGCCTGCCGGAATGCGGTCACCTGTGTTGAGCTTCACCCCTGCGGAAAGTGGAACATATGTGTTCGATGTAACCGCGAGCGATGGCGAAAAATCCAGCCAGCCTAAAACGGCAACCGTTCATGTGGCCGCTCCTGCAGACCCGTTGGTCAACCGCCTGTCAGGGTTTGTAATCGATGCGGAGTATTCCAAATCACTGAATACTTTGGCTTACATACTTCAGGACCGGCCGGAACTGGTATTGCTCTCCATTGACGGGTTTGCCGAGCAGCGTGTTCCATTGCCGCGCGTGGCCGAAAGTATTGGCCTTGCGCCCGATGGGCGCTCATTGGCAGTATCTCACCCTGGACTGGTATCGCTGGTGGATCTGGAAACCGGCACCGTTGCCGACACACAGGAGCATTCCGGTGGTCAGGGAGATGTCGTGCTTGATGCGCGTAATCACGCGCATTTAGTCCAAATTCTTGGAAATGTTCGTACTCTTACATCAGTTGATTTTGCAAATGATGTAGTTCTCAGTTCCGTGGAGCCCTTTGGGCTGCCGCCGCTGCGCCTGCATCCCAATGGGCGTTGGGTCTACACGCCTGATGGTGGGCTCTCACCGGGCACCTTCCACAAATGGGATGTTTCCGGAATGCCGGCCGCCTTTATAAGGGCCGCCTGGGATCTGGGGCCGGTGTTCATTGGTGGAACCTTCTGGTTCAGCGAAGACGGCGAGAGCTTCCTGACCGTTGCGGGCGAGAGGTATGTTTCTTCTGATGATCCCGATACGGACATGAATCTGATCGACAACCTTCCGCCCGGTACAATCGCGAACGCGGCAGATCATTCCGTTGAAGCAGGCCTGTGGGCAATCGGATATACCACGGGCGCGCCGACCGGTTTCGTCGGCTACTTCCGGGATAGCGATTTGCAGGAGATGACCACCGTGTCTGTCGTTGGTCCGCCGACAG
It encodes the following:
- a CDS encoding DNA polymerase III subunit gamma/tau, translating into MSADDSSTGDDATGALFGGGDAPAPGKTYEVLARKYRPRRFEDLIGQEAMVRTLSNAFETGRIAHGFMLTGVRGVGKTTTARLLARGLNYEPKADAKGKKGKAAGPSIHLDPPGEHCDAIMASRHPDVLELDAASRTGVADMRDLLDSARYGPVSARYKVYIIDEVHMLSNASFNALLKTLEEPPPHLKFIFATTEIRKVPVTVLSRCQRFDLKRLDSGELSRHLGNVAQSEGANVSEEALALIARAAEGSVRDGLSLLDQGIVQTTDGEEVSGAAVRAMLGLGDRARLLDAVEKAVGGDAKGALAEVREQVAGGADPAVILKDILDIAADISVAQATGDDWTQAGPADWANRTRALAQRLTPAQAARNWQLLLSGYGDLQVAPDPATALNMVILRLAAASTLPSPEEAARMIAEGSRPPGKDNPPLKAPPQAPGGIESFADMIAIMVAAREVGLQVDTERFVRPSHFEPGKLACALAPGAPQGLLGRLKIFLETYSDLDWSVEEADTDTESVRERERREKAERIESAKQDPRVAAALALIPGAIILDVEDPPELLEMEGGEGDVTSNVIPLKTRRPA
- a CDS encoding ribonucleotide-diphosphate reductase subunit beta codes for the protein MANVSTDRPGLLTPSNAYKPFRYPWAYEFWKKQQQVHWMPEEVPLGEDCKDWAVKLSDAERNLLTQIFRFFTQSDVEVGANYMEHYMPLFKPVEVSMMLASFSNMETIHVAAYALLLETIGMPDSEFSAFMEYKEMAAKHDYLGQFGTETNEDIAVSMAVFGAFTEGLQLFASFAMLMNFPRFNKMKGMGQIVTWSIRDESLHCEGMIKLFHSFCAETGVMTDELRERIRDCCRTVVALEDKFIELAFEMGPVEGMTADDIKNYIRYIADWRLNQLKLEPIYGVTKHPIPWLTEILNGVEHANFFEQRSTEYSKGATKGDWHGDDGVWGRFDARKNAGTDTVPAE
- a CDS encoding macro domain-containing protein, with the protein product MAFEGKTQGPERPSELEGKTQTGRRCFVILPYPASDEDSQAPDFDAVFEDLIRPVIEDLNLDIIRADRVSRSGLIHKEMIENLLEADVVIADVTLGSPDVFFELGIRQTARRAGTVILRHARSTAPFSISGMRAVDYELEARGGISRQQVIEDCRTLLRTHVRNSLDNPSTDSLVHTLMPGMEVSLPGRIIPDRRYISYRVGPQGPKPSKLIELVTGDLADIDDIDVWVNPENTRMEFGRFHEASVSAAIRYLGSKRDRHGFVRDDMIARLLAQRAGGHQLRTGVEPATALLTEPGMLRKTNKVRLLVHTAAYQGEPGRGYRLIGAYRKCVGNALATIDAENNRFGAKMSPKKALKSVLIPLFGTRSGGESPHERAQGLIQTAQQYLLNWPDSKIERAVFLCHTQADLELAQAALYRLGLRAVSVPRGGRA
- a CDS encoding peptidylprolyl isomerase yields the protein MKRALSFAAALVCAASAAAPPGLSETVPAVTPPVQDWRAVDPENLVLVTLETGTVAIELYPEAAPAHAAQIREAVREGFYDGEYFYRVVEGHVAQAGREFPMSVAAWPTLPFEAEREIPADGFVPQGNGDLYAAEVGHRDGFAVGREGGREWLLNCPGALGMARDNNPESGSTEIFVPLQPRRYLDRNYTVFGRVIDGMEFIHRLPRVDPSTEEEMNALFGEDTELAHQISQYRRSKLAENQIRSARMAADIPVENRPAYDVMQTPSATWDALKESKRDYSGIAALAYVPPKVLDICALPVPARRVGE
- a CDS encoding PKD domain-containing protein, which codes for MTDPQGGSSADTVELVLYNDAPEAVAEASSMMPAIADEVLLDATGSSDPNGHALTYSWTLTGAPASSGVLASYSGAVVPLQFDVEGEYRFRLTVSDGYETQSTDLGPILVSLFSMRTLNTPFEHVAIQPGGGKVVTVSGRTLAVRDQGGNELALMSLPSAATGIAVSPNGEFAAAAHDGSLTFIDLTAFAVLATYDTAWAIDGMFIDNGGVAHLLPGVSYWANILSINSVNGTTQEFSGGFLYSGTQVKIHPSGGKAYYAMQDVSPSDIGRINIGTGSASLAYDSPYHGDLPFCGKLWMSADGSQILTGCGVIVRATDDPSTDMTYVATLPDIQVDYPDQPGPIVDAVQSLNTGLWYVLYQANADVAREIRIYDPVMARLLDVIDLPVAPGPGGQQLLAKAIWTSSADDTLHVLAQDDAGDPQAYYLLSTRSVSPGDLDYAPVVALQKYSAGRTGEEIVLDASRSYDPEGQSLSYVWRLVSQPGLSPVAPAGMRSPVLSFTPAESGTYVFDVTASDGEKSSQPKTATVHVAAPADPLVNRLSGFVIDAEYSKSLNTLAYILQDRPELVLLSIDGFAEQRVPLPRVAESIGLAPDGRSLAVSHPGLVSLVDLETGTVADTQEHSGGQGDVVLDARNHAHLVQILGNVRTLTSVDFANDVVLSSVEPFGLPPLRLHPNGRWVYTPDGGLSPGTFHKWDVSGMPAAFIRAAWDLGPVFIGGTFWFSEDGESFLTVAGERYVSSDDPDTDMNLIDNLPPGTIANAADHSVEAGLWAIGYTTGAPTGFVGYFRDSDLQEMTTVSVVGPPTDSAARARASWVFLSEDGETTVILSEADVSEDIYSVQVEGP